Genomic segment of Streptomyces sp. NBC_01210:
CAGATGCTGGGCCGGAACGAGACCGCGGTGCTGGGCACGATCGGCGAGTTGATCCGGCGAGATCTGGTCCACCCGGTGGTACCCGGCCAGTACTTCGCCTTCCGTCACCCGGTGGTCCACCGGGCCGTATACAACCACAGCGAACTGAGCTGGCGCGTGGACATGCACCTCCGTGCCGACGAAGCTCTGTGTACGCGTGGCGCCCCAGCCGTCGAGCGCGCCCCGCATGTGGAGCAATGGATCAAGCATGGCGATCTCCCCGCCGTCGAAGTGCTCGACGAAGCGGCCCGCACCGTGGCCTCCACCGACCCCGGTAGGGCATCGGCCTGGCTCACCACCGCACTGCGCGCCCTCCCGCAGCAGCCCCGCTTCGAGGGCCGGCGGGCCAGGATGATGACCCAGCCCGCAGAGGCGCGAGGGGCGATGGGCCAGCTGCAGGAGTGCCGCGATCTGATGCATGAGGCGCTGAGTATCCTGCCCAGGGAGCCGGCACCCCAGCACGCCGAAGCCGTGGCCTTCGCCGCGATGGTGCAACGGCTGCTCGGACGCCGCGAGGAGACGGACGCCATGCTGCGCCTGGAGCTCGATGCTCTCGGCAGCGAGGACGCCCTGGTCCGCGCATCTCTCAAGTTCGAAATAGCCGCCGGACAGCTGCACAGCGGCGACCCGTTGGGCTGTTATCAGTGGGCTCAAGAGGCGCTGACCGTGGTGGAGCGGCACGGGCACCGCCCCCTGCAGGCGTCCTGCCTCGGCCTCATGGCCATGGCGAACACCGCCAACGGGCGGACAGGACTCGCTCATGAGCTGCTCGGACAGGCAACCACGATCCTGGACGGGATGCTGGACAGCGAGCTCGCGCAGAGCCTGGACGCAGTGATGTGGATCGGCTGGAGCGAGGTGCTGCTCGAACGCTGGGACGAAGCACTCCGGCACTTCGACAAGGGGGTCAGCTTCGCCACGCGCAGCGGTTACCGGCTGTTCATGCCGCACCTGCTGGCCGGCAAGGCGTTCGTACTCCGCGACCGGGGCAAACTCACCGAGGCACAGATCGCCGTCGAGCACGCGGTCTACCTCGCCGAGCGCACGGACAGCCCGGAAGAACTCGTCAACGCCTACGCGGTGCAGGGATACGTGGACATCGCTCTCGGCAATCTCGACGGCGCGCTGCAGAACTCCTTCGCTGCCACGCTGCAGCCCCGGCACTCGGCCAGCAGCTGGAAGGAAGCACTCGCCCTGCGGATTCTGGCTGAAGCCAGGTTGCTCAACGGCGACCCCGAGGGATGTCTGGCTCTGGTTACCGACGCGGGCGGTGCCGACCTGCCGACCGCCGACGCCGGTTCTCGGGTCGCCTGGTACGAGTTGCTTGTCCGGGCGGAGCTCGCCGCGGGCCGGCCGGGGCGGGCGGCGGACTGGGCGCAGCGGGCCATGCACGCGGCGAACCTCCTCGAGCAGCCCGGCCGTATAGCTCTGGCAACTCTGGCCGAAGCGCAGGTGCTGCTTCGTCAGAACCCGGATGCGGCCCTGGCTCCCGCACAGCATGCCGCGGCGGGGCTGGAGGAGGCGGGCCGGGCGATCGACGCACTGCGCGCTCGCGTGGCCGTGGGCCTCGCGTTGTGGCAAGAGGGCCGATTCGACGACGCGGCACAGGAGTTGAAGGCGACCCAGCTGGCCTGCGAGCAGCTGGGAGCCACCGCTCTGGCGCGAGCGGCGCGCGTCGAGCGCCGCAGGCTGGCCGCCCGCGCTCCACACGCCAGGAGCACCGATTCGGAAAGCAGCGTTATCGCTCTGACCGGCCGGGAGCAGCAGATTGCCGCGCTCGTGAGCGACGGGCTGACCAACCGGCTGATCGCCAAGAAGCTGCATATCGCGGAGAAGACCGTGGAGATGCATCTGTCCAATGTCTTCGC
This window contains:
- a CDS encoding helix-turn-helix transcriptional regulator; protein product: MWDTAESATTPAQTETLAGRRDVLSALSGALRQVGARQPVARLVKITGDPGIGKTAVLGKFAGIARSGNSHVFTGRVNRHDDDAPFGLISDAFDDQHDLVRAAVEGLPPWQREDLNTVLRLTMDFDRERAADAVKSMAQTGFRAVREFLEQLSVPRLVLVLDDYHVADPASVELLASLLRRPPRAPVLFALAYRNRQATPSLQAALRGRSEQVIVEHIHLEPLLEEEVGEMLAGEATAFNRRHLYRESGGNPGYLKALISEQPVFTARDDLSRLNQTPRFGNYARYTEELAPLRPEMREVADAAAVVGHEFEAGLLTQMLGRNETAVLGTIGELIRRDLVHPVVPGQYFAFRHPVVHRAVYNHSELSWRVDMHLRADEALCTRGAPAVERAPHVEQWIKHGDLPAVEVLDEAARTVASTDPGRASAWLTTALRALPQQPRFEGRRARMMTQPAEARGAMGQLQECRDLMHEALSILPREPAPQHAEAVAFAAMVQRLLGRREETDAMLRLELDALGSEDALVRASLKFEIAAGQLHSGDPLGCYQWAQEALTVVERHGHRPLQASCLGLMAMANTANGRTGLAHELLGQATTILDGMLDSELAQSLDAVMWIGWSEVLLERWDEALRHFDKGVSFATRSGYRLFMPHLLAGKAFVLRDRGKLTEAQIAVEHAVYLAERTDSPEELVNAYAVQGYVDIALGNLDGALQNSFAATLQPRHSASSWKEALALRILAEARLLNGDPEGCLALVTDAGGADLPTADAGSRVAWYELLVRAELAAGRPGRAADWAQRAMHAANLLEQPGRIALATLAEAQVLLRQNPDAALAPAQHAAAGLEEAGRAIDALRARVAVGLALWQEGRFDDAAQELKATQLACEQLGATALARAARVERRRLAARAPHARSTDSESSVIALTGREQQIAALVSDGLTNRLIAKKLHIAEKTVEMHLSNVFAKLGVSNRAAVAATVTREGPDSLPDSVSGH